In the Triticum aestivum cultivar Chinese Spring chromosome 2B, IWGSC CS RefSeq v2.1, whole genome shotgun sequence genome, TTGTTGTTTTTTCCATCTGTGATGGGTAGTTTGTTTGTGCAGGTTGGTCGATTTGAGACAATGCCAAAATGCCCCCGGTGGGCATTATTACTGTAAAGGTCCATAAGGTGTTGTGCTTGCATCTAAGTCTGGAACTATGTATGCATTTCCTGCCCATCACTGCCAGCAATTGGGGATTACGAAACAAACTCGCATGCTACGGGGCAAGCTCTGGTTGTGCGCTGATGCGTACttattttttgggggccttctgATAGGTAAAATTGGGCCACGTGGGTTGAATCTTGGCTGGGTGTTGTCAATGGTACATTTGCCGGATGGTGAACAGGAGATTAGAAACCAACCTCACATGGTTCGGGGGGCATGCTGTGGTTGTGCGTTTATGCCTACTAATTTTGTTTGCTTGGCCCTCTGATTGGTGAAAGTGGGCCAATTAAGTTTAATCTTGCCTGGGTGGTCGAAATACAAATTTGCCGGATGATGAACAGTGACTACTACCGCCCAGGAGACTGTGCTTGTGCGTGATTGTGGGGCTGCAACAAAAATGAATGAATGTTTGGGTTTACCAAAAAAGGCAAACTTGGGCGGACGGATGTGGAACATATCATAAGATAAGCTGGTTTCAGTGCTAATTCAAGAAATTCATTAGGTTAATCAGTTGTGTAATAAGATGTCTGATTGCATTGTGATAGGTGAAAAGCTCATCAACTAACAAAATGGTGGTTGTTTTTGACAAATAATGATTTCAAGAAGAAAGAGGGCCGATTCATTACACATTGTAATTAAGGTAGACAAATAATTCGCGACAGCGGCGCTCCTTTGTTTTCCAGAACGCTCCTAGATACATTGGGACTAACCCTGCCACTAAAACCCTGAGTCTGCCACTAAAACCATGAGTCAAACCACTTTCCAGAACTCTGCCACTAAAACACTAAGTCTTTCATCGTCTCGTTCAGAGCGTTGGCCACGGTGTCTAATCCTTCCAGCTGCAGGGGAGCGGTGTTGCCTTCCATGTGCATCAACTCGATAAGGAGTGCGTCCCTTCCGTTGGCAATAGCTCCCTGTGTATATGGCCAGCCATAAAATTAGTTTTGTCTCGTTGGTTGAAGGTATCTATTTGGTACGTTTTCACTGACCCTGGTAAGTGGTTTGGCCAGTGAATTCCCTTTGAAGTGCCTTAGTAGGTGGACGACACACACGGCACTCTCGGGCCTGGGGACAAAAACGCATCGTGAAAAATAACAGTGTGTCCAGCGGGCATGAATACCATGAAACTATATTGCGAACCAACTGAATGAACCAAGATCATGAAGCATTTTCTGGTCCGGTATGTGTTCCTTGTGAATGTTGTGGTAGACAGTAGAGGTGTCTTCTTCGTCCATGATAGTCTGCTGCAGTGCCATTCAGTGAAGAATTCTTCGATGCAATTGAAAAGGGCATCATGTATCTTATCGGCCGCGTACATAAGGCAAGTTTTGCGTGATGTGTCCTCCGTTTGGTATGCCATTGGGTCCATTATGGTTATCGCGTGGGCCATCATGTCCCAGTTGAAGCAGCACCACCCATGTTGCATGACGGCTGGGATTGTAACGTGTTACAGTTGGTGAGAATGGAAAAGTGGCTTCTGTCAAGCAGCAACTTTGCTTTGGTACTGATGTATATTTGACCAATGTAGGAACACAACTACTGGAAATGAGAAAAAATACTGGGACCTTACCATCCGACAGTTTGCGATGTTGCACTTCACTCCAATGAATTGTCTCTGTATTGACATGATTCTTGTGGTGTTTTCCCCTGCAATGGCATGACACTGGCACGACGGCCCATAAAAAGGATCGAGGTTAGTATATGTCTATGACTGACCAGATGTAGGCAACGTGATGAATTTGACTTTTCGTACCGCAAAATCGGGCTCGAGAAGCAAACGGTATTGTTCAACAGGGCTGGCACGGTGCGCATGTGATTCCATTTGCCCAATTCGACGGACGATCAGGGATCCAAGCTCGTGGTCAAGTTCAGAACCATCGCATAATTGCGACTTGATGGCACTGCCGCTGACCGAAATAATCCGTGGGTCGGGGTGTGAAACCCAATCCCTGATAAAAAAAATGTGGGGGAAATGATTATTGGCTTTATGAACTTGAGGTGCCAGGCTGGTCGCGCCTGCCACCCTTGCTTATATTTGGGTAGTACCTGCTGGAGCTTGTGGGTTACCTTGCTAGATCATAGGGTGTTCTGGATCGCATCCATTCCCTGGTGGCTCTTAGTACGCCAGCCACGTGTATGCGCACCATCCAGTTACTGGACCATGGGTCTTTTGTGAACCCGGTGTAAGCAACTTTGATCTTTGTTATAGCCGTGTCGCTCACTTGACGGAATACAATGTGTCCCTTTGTGTCTCCTATCTCATCGTTGAGCATCATTAGCTGACCCACTAGGTGGTCGGAGTGTGTCTTTGTCGCCAAATTAGGCGAAATCGGGGTGGCCTTTCCCGCCTTCTTGATAGGCGTACTGGCTTCGTTGCGGTCGTCTATGTCCAGTTCGAATGATGGTGCGTCTATGAGCATTGGTGATTTAATTGCATCAATGTACTTGCATTGGGTTTACATATAAGCACTGCATAACAGAAAAAATGGGTACAGAAAAAATTGGCGACCTATTACCTGGCGCGTCGTCTATCCTTGGTCGTCTTTGACCCCTAGTAGGTGTTGTGGAGAAGTGGTCGGCGGTAGGCAAGACCACTGGTTTAGCGCGTTTTACGGGGGTTGGGGATGGAGATGACAACTCCAGCCTTCTTCCAACTATGTGCAGGGGGAGTTTGCTAGGTGCTTCTACATTGTGTGGCCCTGCATAACAACACTTGAAACTTCAGACATGTATGCGGAAATGGACCGGTATTTTTTTTATTGACCACGGGCGGGGGTGGGAGGGGGCTTGGTGGAGAGTACCTGAGCCGCCGACACCTTTTATGGTTCCGGAAGCGCGATCAGCTGGATTAGGTGCCGGTGTTCCCGAAATTGGTCTTGCAAAATAAACTTCGAGCAGTTTTTTCGTGAATCGAATGTTCTCACTTGCAATGTTCCTTTTCATTTCGTTTGCGATATGCACACACTTGGCGTTGTGCTCTTTTAGTGCCCATCCTAGTGGAGAAGCAGCCTGCAATGTAGATAGACTCTCAGTTATTATGGAAGACTAGATCGCAAACAGGATAGCAGTCTCCACATGAAAAAAAAATTGCTTTGATGTGTGTTGGGTGTGGACTTGTATCTCACCAGCTCTGGGTTTTGCATCTGGATCCAACGAGCGTAATCCCCGGGGCTGAACTCGATGTTGCTTCTTTTTGTCTGTGCAAGGTTGCTTACAGCTGTGTCCGTGTTGATATAGTCTCCCCGTCGAGTGCTGTCTGGGTTGTGTCTGACTAGTGCATACTGATTTGCTGAGCCGTCAGCATTTTGCTCCATTGATTTCTTCTTGGCATGCTTCTCGTTTATGTAGTTGTGCCATGTGTAGCACGTGGCATTCCAGTGTCTTGCCTGCATTAGCAATCTGAATGTTTAGTGCGTGTCGTGATCTAATCGTTGTAGTTAAACGGAAAGTTTGCGGTTACCTCGGGGACTATGAAGATGGTTTTCCCTAGCTTTCTTGCTGAGCACATGAGGATCATCCGTTTCAGGGTCTCCCCGTCGAATAAATTTATCCGTGGAATTGTGGTCTGCTTTCATTATCCCCAGTTCAACATTGTCTAGTACGAACGCCTGTCGACATAAAAAAACCATGTAAAAAAGTTAGTTCGGAGCTTCAAACAAGACCAAAAAACACGTGTTCCCATCGTTTCCCAAAATTGTCTAGTTCAACATTTTACTTGCCATATCCAAAATGTGAAAATTGAGGGATTTACCTGCAGAAAAAGGTGACAACCAGAGAGGTGGTTGGGTGTTATGTGTGCATCCGTTTCCAACTTTAGTTTGCGAACTGCTTCCAGTAAAAAATTGACTGAATATTTGCACCAATTGAAGAGGGAGATGTTTTCTGCATCCTTGATGGCGCCCCAGTAGTCGATGGTCGAGTGGTCGTGTTTGGTGCACGGCGCGAACAGATTTCCCATCACAAAGACAACAAACGCCATCTTGAAAGAATCCTTCTCTAGTCGGCTGGATAGTTCGTTTATTTTCTTGCCGATGAACGCTTCAAGCGAGCTTAGGCTGCGATCAGATTTCTCATTCCAACCTATAGAGTTCCTAATGAACTCGATTGCTTTAGGTGTGATGTCTGCATCTTTGCCGTTGATGTCTCGCTGCCCGCATGGGATACCGAACACTTTGTGGAAATCCTCCGGATAGAATGTAATTGGCGTTCCGCCATCTCTCAGTATGATGCAATGCTTTTCCACAACCACCTTGGTCATTAGGAACTTGCTAAACTTCAGATTGATTTTCTGGATCATGGGGATACGTAGTACACCCTCAAATCCAATCTCCTCAACTAGGAATCTTTTGTAATCTGACAATGCAGCTACCACCTCTATTAATTTCTGAATAGCTATCCTAGATGTGTGTTTAGTTGACCTGCTTGTTGATCCCGACGGAGCTGCTGCTTCTCCTTCTTCGATCGGCTGCTCTCTCTCTCCTTCCATGGCCGGTGGAAGGAGAGAGAGAACACCTACAGGGGGCGCGGGTGGGTGGGGTGCAGGGAAGGGTGAGTATTTCAGCAAGATTTTGATTGATGTGCCGGCGACCTGAGATGTGGATCAGAACTCACCACGCTGTGCGGCGACACCGGCCTTCTCCGTCGCCTGGAGGCACTGACGAACTCCTCGTTTGctctgtttgggggggggggggggggggtggtgcagGGAGGGGGTGAGTATTTCAGCAAGATTTTAATTGATGTGCCGGAGACCTGAGATGTGGATCGGAACTCACCTCGCTGCGCGGCGACCCGGGCCTTCTCCGTCGCCTGGAGGCATTGTGTACGGGGCAGGGcattgggtgggggggggggggggggggggggggcgggggtggAGTGATTTCGACCGCTGTCACAACTGACACACGCACACCGCTGTTGGGTACGCTTTTGACCGTGCGAGCATATCAATTTATGTCTCTGCCTGGCTTGATGTAGGTGCAGAAACAATCGTCCAGGTCTGTTGCGTGTGGTACACGTCGCCAAGGTTTACATTAGCTAATAGGAAATTAATTAATACACGGTTACCCTGCGGGGGTACGCCACCGCACTCTGGATTCATACGTACTACAAACAGCATTACCAAACATAAATCAGGGTAGGGGGTTTGTAATCCATCATCGGGCTGTTTCCGCTTCATTGCTGCGCCACCCTGGTCTTTACTGCCAGCCGGCTCCCTTGGCAAGCACCACGAACAGCATTAGCAAACAGATCATCATGGTGTTCCTAGCTGCGATGCGTATGTCTTCCATGGCGCGTCCCATCCCGAACATGACGTTGCTCCCACCTCCGGCAGCCTCGATGAGGAGGTTGATGCCAACGCCAGTTATGTAGAACGCGTACTGGTCCTCCCACAGCCAAAAATCGCAAGGGCCTCCGTCCTGCCATGATTCAAAACTGAACGATGAACCAAAGCAGGAAAAGAACGGTTCTGGCGGATGTGTGGTACGTGTTGCTTACCAACTGGTTCGGGCACTTGTAGAAACGGATGCCCGGGTTGCGTTCCATCCCGGACACAAACCACCTAGTCCTTGTCCCGGTGCACCTTGGGCACATGATCAAGGGCAGCGGGGGTGGGGGTGCCCGGATGCGACGCGCCGACGATGAACTCTGGGACATCTTGGCACAGCGGCGGGGGGTGGAGGGCAACTGAGATGTTTGAGCGTGTTTGATTGAGGCTGCGTTGCATGTGATGGGTGCCGTCGAACGCTTGCATGGGCTTTAAATACATCCAACCAGAAAAAAAGTTTATGTTATACAGTGTAGCTCGCAACGGTAGCATTCCGTCCTCTCGCCGTCGCTGTACAGTGATATGCGCAGCGTCGTGTCGGTCTCGCCTGACAGCTTGGTACATCCAAAAATACATCAACTGCGATGCTGATCATGCAACGGTAACTTTCTGTCCTCCTGACTGCGATGTACAGTTCTCAGCGCAGCGGCGTGTCAGCCTCAAATGTCAGCTCGGTCCACCTAAATACATCAATACGAGCCATATAACTCTCCACGTTTCCTATATACACCAAGTAGGGCGCAAGCTTGCCACGCATCGCGACGGGCTGCGCACCGTCGATCTGCCGCTGCGTGCAGTGATGCATTTCTCCATCCATGCTGCCATACATAACAACACAACCCGGTGAAAGTTGAGTTGTCGCATAGAGATAATAGATTCACGCACCGTAAGCTCAAAACCTAAATAGAAGAATGGCACGGCAAAGACGTGCACTACTTTCTGGTACCACTTCATGTTGGTATAACTGTGTGGCTCCTCAGACCCTCCATGATCAGCATGTTAGTGGAGCTGCCTTTGCACTCTATGGTCTATCTCTTATCCGACTGTCACCATCGGCTTGCCTGTTTTTCTCATATCCGTATATACCAGTGCATATACTTGAAATGGCAAGTTTGGGTAGCATATGTTGGTCCTGTGTCTATGACTTTTTTTTGCAAAGATTTGACTGTCACTGCCAAGTGACCCTATGAGGAAGAAGAACATAAAAATTGGTCTCGTGCCTGTGATTTTTTGTAAAGTTTCTTACTCCCCTGTCAAGTGGCCTTACAAGGAAGAAAAATATAAACAATGGATCTTGTGCCTGTGATTTTTTGCACATTTTTTTAACTCTCAATGCCAAGTGGCCCTACTAGGAAAAACAATGCAAAAATTTGGCAGCAGCTTCAAGGGCTCGAACTCGAAAGTTTGGCAAACACAGGTTCCTACTGACGCGGCCCATTGATGAAGGCCTAAATAAATTTATCCCATTCCCAACAAATTTTTGCTCAATTTTTTTGGGCGACTAAACATGAGATTTCCCGTATTCCTCGGTAACCGGTTTTTCTGGGCACCTTCGTTAAAAAGaccgaaatgaaaaaagaaaacctTGACGCTAGCTAAGCCTTCAATGGGCCGCGTCAGTCTTAGTCATGGATGCGTGCGTTCCTACACTAAGCCAAGGCTCGCAATGGTTTGAAGTTTTTGTAGCTAGCCAGAGGATGTGTATATATGATATTTTAGCTGCAACGCACGGCAAATCTTTGTTGATTTTTATCTGTAAATGATTTAAGTATTGTGGCCGCGACGGATCTTTTAGGTAGCATGCCTTCTCATCCTCTCCCTGCCTCACTCCCCAGGCTACCGGCGAGCATTGTCCATCCGATTTCTGCTAAGATCGATCTGCAACGTCTGTATATTAATGCTCAAACCGGCACACAACCTCCTATTGTAGGAAGCATATATACTTGGGGCATGGTGTCTGATCACTTACTCATTTTATTACAACATTACAATTACACAGAACCACCAGCCCCATGACATGATGGTAGCACACACGTGATCACACGCTTCAGCAAGCACGGCGACTAACCAATCTCTTACATGGCGGCGGCATGGCCCTCGTTACTCATGGTCTCGATACCCTCGACACGGCTGTTGGGAACGGCGCAGTTGAACCGGATCTCGCCCTGGCTGCCTGTGAGCAAGTCCATGTTGCTCATCTTCACCATGGACTTGGCGAACTGCTCGAAGAACGCCCCCTGGTTGAGTGAGAACCGCGTCGCCATGCGCGTGGTGTTGGGGTGAACGATGAGGCCCTGGTCCGACTTGAACAGGCCCTGCTTGGCGATGAGATCAAAGTAGTACTTGTTGTCGAACACGTCCGGCGTACGCACATCGAGGGTCTGGTTGACGGTGCCCGCAGGCACGTCCTTGGCGCACTTGGCCTTTAGCTTGGCGGCAAAATTGGGGTCGATTGGCGGGTTGGTATCGACGTCCGGCGTGAAGCGGTCGGAGAAGGAGGAGCAGTGGGCGATGCCAAAGGAGTGCGCGCCAGAGAGGGACACCAGGTCCGCCTTGTCGAGGTTCCGGTCGCCGAAGGACTTGAGGAGCTCCGGCACGGTGAAGGAGGGCGCCGGTAGGGTGAAGACGAGGTCCTCCGACGCTGGGGCTAGCGCGTCACGTCGGCCCAGAGCCACGTCGAAGTGGGGCCCGCCAGCCTACATCCACCACGTAGACGTATATGTTAGCCGTCAGTAAATCTCTATGTCGACGTACGCCAGGAATAACCATCCAATCTGAGCACTCAGATTTGGATAATTGGATTGATGGTCGTGCGTGCTGCATGGCAGGCACCAAGGTCTAGGGTACGTAGCGTACCAGCACGAGGGAGTCGCGGGTAGCAAGGACGGTGAGGTCGGCGCAGGAGACGGTCCGGCCACAGGCGCGGTGCACCGCGGCGCGGATGCTCTCGATGAGGTTGAGCGCCACCGGCCGGAGCGTCAGGTTGGGCCCCATCGCCTGCTCGCTGTTGTTCCCGGTGAGGAGCACCGAGGCGTCGCAGCCCTGCAACAACAGTAAATAAGGAACATGCATCATACTCATGCATACATAATTACTCCTACATATACTTACATGCTAACATGCATACATGTACATAATTTGACATATGTGCGTACGCACGTACCTGCGGGAAGCAGTCGTGGAAGAGGATGCGGATGAGGGCGGGGGCGACCCCGACGTCTTTCCGGAAGGCCTCGGCGACGTGGTACTTGACGATGTGTTCCAGGTCTGGGCACGACACCGCGTGGAAGTCCGGcgagagccccgccgccgccgaatgGACGGCGGCCCAGGCCAAGGCCACGACGACGAGGGCCGCTGCTGCTCTGGACGCCATCTTTCTCACTCTGCAGCAGATGGATGGACCCAAAGGGTGTCGTACGTGTGGCTTCCTCAAGCAAAGCGCTCCAAGGTATTTATAATCGGCCGGTCCTCGGTCAAATGTGTCCGGTGCAATTTGCTAGCCACATAGCTCGATCTGATCCTCAATTCCACACAGGTCGACAAGTCGCAGCTAGCTGGACGTACGTTGCTTACAAATGTGGATCGACATGTCCAAGTTGCATGGCTTGAACCTAGAAGTCAGAAGAGCTGATTACGGCCTACCGTTGTGATAAAAGGGTTTGATAATGCATGCATCGACGGCGTCGCTTTCATGGGGCTTTCGTGCACACGCATTTGCACCTAACCAACGGCGACATGTTGCCAAACTAGCATACATGTGTATGCGATTCAGGGCGGGCGGGCACGCAAAGAGCTGACCGGGCTCTACTGTTTTCTCGGTGAAGCCGACTGATTATTGGTTGCTCGATTGATTCCTTGGATGGAGAAACCAGAAGATTAGTACTAATATTAATTCACCTGTTAATCAGTACGTACGGTCGGGCATAGTTTACAGATCAAGATCACGTAGGATATTATCAAGAATGGAGACCTGGATATGATTAACGGATTTTGGAATAGTTTCGGATGGCATCTAGGAGTTGAGTGACAGCTTAATGGCGGAATAATTAGCTAGGGTGGTTAGAGACGGGATCGTTCGTTTGAATGGCACCTGCAAGATCGACATGCTACAAAACCGCTGAAAATTCTTAGCTAGGTCGGCCACGTGATGCACCTTCACTGTATCATATCATAGTGACCGTCAGTTACAAATCTAGACTAGATGGAGCCAGTCATCCGCTTGTTCGTACACGGAAGTCAAGGCTCCTCTTTGCATATCTGATTGCGCTTCTCGATTTGAAGGCATTCTAGCTAGctactatgtactccctccgtccgaaaatacttgcggatgaatagatgtatctagacgcaATTTAGTCCTAGATACACTCAtttccatccatttctccgacaagtatttcgggacggagggagtaccacagtTCCAGTTAAATTACCGTCATCGACATCTTCAGGGAGTATAGGCATGAGAATACTTTTCAGAAGCAAGGGCCTGGAAGCAAGCTGGGCTATTCAGAGGTGTCCTTGACCGATTCTTTGTGGAGTTGTCCTTGTGGGTTAGGCGTGAGGAGTAATCTTGTCCGTGTTGTAAGGCTGGACTTGGGTGTGTTCTTGTTGTAATCGCCCAGGTGGGGGGCTCTCAAACCGTTTCTGtcttaaatactccctctgtatccAAATACTTGACGTTGGGGGAAAACCAGTACAAGTTCCCTAACGACAAGTATCGTGATACTGAGAGAGTATATGATATGCATGCTTGTGCGTATTCGAAAAAAAAAATTCGTCCTCTAGCTGAGCTGTGGTTGGGCTCAATTCTGTAAATATATGAAGGACAGTCGTGTGGCCTGCTTAAGCTACCTGCCCACTAAGCTACTGTTATTGTTAATTGTTTTTTTTCGATTTAACGTTTTTATTGCGGGTCTTTCCAATCTACCTAGCTAGCCCTTAGCCAGGTGGGGATCGATAGAGAGAAGAGCGTGCCTGGTCGTCTCTTGGACGATATGCATGCGTCTGC is a window encoding:
- the LOC123042908 gene encoding peroxidase 12; amino-acid sequence: MASRAAAALVVVALAWAAVHSAAAGLSPDFHAVSCPDLEHIVKYHVAEAFRKDVGVAPALIRILFHDCFPQGCDASVLLTGNNSEQAMGPNLTLRPVALNLIESIRAAVHRACGRTVSCADLTVLATRDSLVLAGGPHFDVALGRRDALAPASEDLVFTLPAPSFTVPELLKSFGDRNLDKADLVSLSGAHSFGIAHCSSFSDRFTPDVDTNPPIDPNFAAKLKAKCAKDVPAGTVNQTLDVRTPDVFDNKYYFDLIAKQGLFKSDQGLIVHPNTTRMATRFSLNQGAFFEQFAKSMVKMSNMDLLTGSQGEIRFNCAVPNSRVEGIETMSNEGHAAAM
- the LOC123042907 gene encoding uncharacterized protein codes for the protein MSQSSSSARRIRAPPPPLPLIMCPRCTGTRTRWFVSGMERNPGIRFYKCPNQLDGGPCDFWLWEDQYAFYITGVGINLLIEAAGGGSNVMFGMGRAMEDIRIAARNTMMICLLMLFVVLAKGAGWQ